One Streptomonospora salina genomic window, GTGGCGCAGCAGGGTCTCGATCGCGCCGAGGAACAGTTCCTCGGGCAGTTCGGGCATCGCCATGCGGCGCGCGCTGCGGTTGAGCCGCGCGGCGTTGGCCTCCGGGCGGAAGCAGGCGACCTCGCCGCCGGGGTGGCGGTAGGCCTTCAGGCCTTCGAAGATCTCCTGGGCGTAGTGCAGGGAAGCGGTGGCCGGATCGAGCGTCAGCGGACCGTAGGGCTCCAGACGCGGGGCGTACCAGCCGTTGCCCTCCATGTAGTCGATGGTGACCATGTGATCGGTGAACACGGTCCCGAACCCGGGATCGCCCAGCAGTCGCTCGCGCTCCTGCGGGGTCTTCCGCTGGGCCGAGAGCCGGACGTCGAACGTCAACCCGCTTGTGGTGGTGCTGCTGTTCATTGGGTCAGGTCCTCTCCGTACATCGGGGCGGCCGCACTGCCGCCCCGGATTCCAGTGTGACGGAAACGACGCACCCGCGGCCATAGGACCCCGCAGGCCGCCGCGCGGCCGGGGGCCGGCCCAGGCGGGGCCGGCGGGCATCCGGCGGTGCGGCGGAGCGGACGAACGGCGACGGCGGGCGCGCCGGTCGATCGGCACGCCCGCCGCGTGGAACCCTTCCGGGGCCTGCGCACCCGGCCGTGCCGATCGCCGAATCAGCAGGGCCGAGGCGCGGCGCGGCTCAGCCCTGCCCGGCTACTCGCTTGGCGATGTCATCGCCGACGGCCGACGTGGAGCGCTCGTCGGCGGCTCCCTCGGCGCGCACACGCAGGTCCGCGGACACGGCCTCCTCGACCTTGCGGGCGGCGGCGTCCAGGCCGAGGTGGTCGAGCATGATGACCGCCGACAGCACGGTGGCGGTGGGGTCGGCCTTGCCCTGCCCCGCGATGTCCGGCGCCGAGCCGTGCACGGGCTCGAACATGCTCGGGAAGTCGTCCTCGGGGTTGATGTTGCCGCTGGCGGCCATCCCGATGCCGCCGGCCACGGCCGCCCCGAGGTCGGTGATGATGTCGCCGAAGAGATTGTCGGTGACCACCACGTCGAAGCGCTGCGGCTGGGAGACGAAGAACATCGCGGCGGCGTCGACGTGGGTGTAGTCGACCGAGACCGCGGGGAAGTCCGGGGCGACCTCGCGCACGACGCGCTGCCACAGTTCGCCGGCGTAGGTCAGCACGTTGTCCTTGTGCACCAGTGTGAGCTTCTTGCGCGGGCGCTGGGCGGCCTTGGCGAAGGCGTAGCGCACCACTCGCTCCACTCCCAGGCGGGTGTTGACGCTGTCCTGGGTGGCGATCTCGTCGGGCGTGCCCTTGCGCAGGACGCCGCCCATGCCGGCGTAGGGGCCCTCGGTGCCTTCGCGCACGACGAGCATGTCCATGTCTTCGGGGCGCACGCCCGCCAGCGGGGTATCCACGCCGGGGTACAGCCGCACCGGCCGCAGGTTGACGTAGTGCGAGAAAGCGAAGCGCAGCCGCAGCAGCAGGCCGCGCTCCAGCACGCCGCTGGGCACACTGGGGTCGCCCACCGCGCCCAGGAGGACGGCGTCGTGGCCGCGCAGTTCCTCTTCGACCGAGTCGGGCAGCGTCTCGCCGGTCGCGTGCCACCGGCGGGCGCCGAGCTCGTACTCGGTGGTTTCGACGGCGATGTCGTGCTCGGAAGCGGCGGCGGTGAGGACCTTGAGTCCCTCCGCCACCACCTCGGGGCCGATCCCGTCGCCGGGGATGACGGCCAGATTCACGGTGCGCGCAGCCATTAGCAGCCCAGCCCCTACTCAGCTCTTCGGTCTCGTCGGAACGGTCCCGGCACGGGGCGGCCCGGGTCGGCGCGAACCCGAGCTCCTCTCACATGCTGAGACCCCAGACAACGTCTGGTGAGACAAGACTAGCGCCCCGAGGGACCTCCGTTGTCGCGGCGGTCCAATGCGACCTGGACCGCCTCGGCGGCGTCGGCGGAATCGGTGTCGGCGGGTGCGGGCGTGGTGTCGTACACGGCTCTCCTCCACACGGATGCGTCCGCGGCCCGGCGGGACCGCGGTACAGAGCTGGTCCCGATCACCGGCGGATCCGGCGCGGGACCCGGGGCGCCG contains:
- a CDS encoding 3-isopropylmalate dehydrogenase translates to MAARTVNLAVIPGDGIGPEVVAEGLKVLTAAASEHDIAVETTEYELGARRWHATGETLPDSVEEELRGHDAVLLGAVGDPSVPSGVLERGLLLRLRFAFSHYVNLRPVRLYPGVDTPLAGVRPEDMDMLVVREGTEGPYAGMGGVLRKGTPDEIATQDSVNTRLGVERVVRYAFAKAAQRPRKKLTLVHKDNVLTYAGELWQRVVREVAPDFPAVSVDYTHVDAAAMFFVSQPQRFDVVVTDNLFGDIITDLGAAVAGGIGMAASGNINPEDDFPSMFEPVHGSAPDIAGQGKADPTATVLSAVIMLDHLGLDAAARKVEEAVSADLRVRAEGAADERSTSAVGDDIAKRVAGQG